The region GCTCCTTGGATGGACAGAAAAGCGAAAGAAAATCTACATTACTGTTtggatgaaatatatttgtaagatAACCGCTATTATTAacatctaataataattatgttacattaatGATTGCATTGTTTGTGTGGCATGACTAGTTAACGAAGGTTATTCTAGACACTCATCTCATAGTTATCTGTACAACAGAAACTAGTTGCATAATATTTAAGCAGCaatcaatgtttattaatattaatattttttagagaaTGTGTCGGTGAAACGGTTATATATCAATGGGTTGAAAAGATAAGAGAGGTGctacaaacaataaaacctGTAGAggataaaaagaaagaaaaaactcAACATATAGAGGATACATTGGACTTATCACaggttataaatattcatatattttacatattatattataaatgaaaattttgcaTGAATGGATGAATGTCTGTGGACATTTGCTACTTTTGCGTATGAAAAcaactaaagtttttttaaataactgtctaatattttagtatcaatacataacataataaattaaacattatgaatgttataaataagattgatttatataaatcttacaGTTGGATATAAAATGTCCTGAAATAACTCACGGCGAGGTGATCGTCGATAGGAAGAGCTCGTTTCAGGGACATGCGGCCAAAGTTTATAGTATAGAAGATATTAAGTAAGTTACTTTACATTAAGTAACAACCATCGAAAACATATATACTCAGAAAaatctaacaaaataaattatttttttatgatttataagaatttattacaatcCAAAAATCATGTTCTTGTCTATACAGCTATAGAAAATACTTTAGGCTTGCAAAAATCTGCACATTTctctgttaataatattatgaataaggTTTGGATTAATTATACAGTcctgaacataaaattttattgatgatCCCGTAGAGCAATATTGTCCTCTTTATATATGTTGTAAGGTAACTGTTCGAAGTaacgattaattaaaataatacaaaatcaatGAATAACTGAGATTAAACTAAAAACTTCCATTGCATTACGGCGTGTTATATCCTTGTGTTGgttaagtatattttctatatcttATGGGTGACGCCATATTTCCAATTCATAATTCTCAAATATGCCTCTTAAAATAACGTTAGTTTTGAATCAATTtacatgattttattaaattttctaaatatttatatatatatatacattattttcaataacgaCGCGACGGCTTAGTGATTGAAATGTTCGAATATGAAAAACCTTATCGCGGGTTCGAATcctgtataaattttttattgttccagCTTAGTTCTGGCGAAATTGAAACAGAACAAGAAGATACAGAACGCCACTCACAATATGTACGCGTATAGGATAGTGACGGACAAACTGACGTTACAAGACTGTGACGACGACGGCGAGAGTCACGCGGGGGGCAGGATGCTGCATCTCATGAACATCCTGGACCAGAGGAACACTCTCGTAGTCGTATCCAGATGGTACGTGTATtttactatgtatatatatatattatatacatatatatctgcCATTCCTtattattcatagttttatcAATACTTCACATAGCaattctcaaaataaaataaaatcaataaaataaaaaaatatatataaattcttcaaTCACAGTTGAGACGGTAAGAACAGTATGCAAAAGTAACTTTTGTCCTGACCTTGGtttgcttataatttaaaaaaaaaatcttctcaATTCAAAACACATCACAAAAGTaggttgttttataaacatttaaacagcCCATGCAGAGAAatcttttagaaataatatttttttctcatagtcatcaaatttcttattaatagaTACTTACTTGACTTCTATTGGTCGTACAATAATTCTATACACCctgttattttacttaaatggaCTGATCAATACaaaaagcatttttaaattctcatCAGCACTTCCTGTTCGagacaaacaaaaacatcttatttttttttaatacaatatttttcattaggTACGGTGGAATCCAACTAGGTCCTGATAGATTTAGACACATCAACAACGCCACAAGACAGGTCATACAACAAGCTGGtttattgaagaaataaatatattatataattaaattattatatgaatattaatttagttttatttatttaaaaactatatatatatatcttatatataaaattctcgtgtCACAATGTTCGTTCCCGTACTCCTCCGAAACGGCTTGACCGATTCTCATGATATTTTGTGAGAATATTGAGTAGGTCTGAGAATCGGCCAACATCTATTTTTCCCCTTAGTGATAAGGGTTGTTCACccttaaactttttttgaagtgaaacttctttagAATCGTTGGGATTTCAAACCTGATGCAACGGAAAAAACGACAGGTAAGAgacacaaatacaaaaatgtgtaGAATGAAGCCGGTAAAGAATGAGacagaaatatacatactattttatattatcggtCTCTCCTCTTTGTTCCATACTTCGTAGCGTCCCCACTCCCGTCTTCTAAGCATAGTCGCCTGTAATTAGTGAGCCAAAGCACACTGTTCAATACTTGCTTGTATTTGAGCATTTAACTTGTGTTACTATATGTGAAAAGTATGTGagctaataattaaaaaaaataattaaatttaataataacttagttggaaaaactttaaaatttaataatttaatttaaaaacatatacttaatttataattcatgatttaaaatatttaaaaaaaattaatttaatttaaacttatatttaataattcttaaattaacaaaatgatttatcatttagatttataggaaacaaaaacaattttaagacgtatgaacatttttgaattgtaaaataaattgtaagaaaattgaaaattaaaatgatattaaaaaagaataatgatttagttttaaaataaaatgtggataatttttaaattgtacatataatttaataacgatatttgaaaataatcatcattttaaaattaattttatatacattttcaataaattatgtaacatatgttaaataaaatatcttttaaaattaatcaaaatactttcatttttaaacgaataaactttgtaattaTCCTAcccttgttatatatattcatctcATTCTTTTCTCGATTTACtgaagtttcacttctatcGTGTGTGAATCGCACGcacacctttttttttaatttttgaacgaaattttttgtttttatatttttataatgtgccatcaaaaatacatacaacccaaaatttttgtttttttatcaccaacccctatttttttatatatatgtaaacacaatacgagtgtatgtttgtttcggctaatatctaaaatggctGAACCGCGTTTAACGGGACGGGAGTGTGAGGCAGGGCGCTTACGGGGCTTTAAAGTTATgtcatagtttcttattatttttcttacgcagacggagtcgcgggtaacagctagtatatatataaatatacgctGTCCTCAAACCAATTTCTCTGAAATCCTACAAGTATGGGATTTCGTagaatacatatgtatgtattgtacataatcttatatttaaaataaataccatgTATTGATttctgaattattatatatacaaaaaatatatctatgttTTTTATCTACACCTGTAAAGAtttatggaattaaaatatttgttcaatgGTTTCGAATAATAACggattttttacaaaattgatCTATACATCTTATAAATAGGTGCAATTTGCTCTATATGCTTAtatgatgtaggcttgaaaacgaagtaatttattttgataagacttaataccctatttatgtaaatagctttccaataaacgctttaggaaagccaatttttaaaattgtaaaatggatatagtatgttatctttaaggtatagacatatgccaccgcggacttttctgtagacctatataagatacgcTATtccactatatattattttgctgtCTCAAAGACTTAgtgcagcgttttcgttaaaagctctcagacggctcatgttttcccgacatcttcaacaattATCGTTAATGAACAcacaaatcaatacaaaaacttattaaattatacgctaaaaccttcctcgagagtCACGCTATCgtgtggtgataactgtttgataatcggtgcagtagtttttccgtttatcgcgaacacacagacgcggcgagggactttgttttacaatatgtattgatatgtATGAAGATATATTGAGTTTTGCAATTTATAAAGTCCCCATTATtgtagttattaatatttccagTGACCCAATTACAGCACGCCATCTATCGgtaatctatttaattaaagtaagaaattaaaatcttagtctgtcaaaatgtaaaaaatatttattataagttaatttttcaatacaattcCATGATTATTCTTGCGACTTTC is a window of Danaus plexippus chromosome 22 unlocalized genomic scaffold, MEX_DaPlex mxdp_27, whole genome shotgun sequence DNA encoding:
- the LOC116773634 gene encoding protein IMPACT-like, yielding MDAENLTKQIEEVEALSSIYGSDFTTDCEQTRSYSIRVSDNKNEVILYVTMTDGYPGQAPPKYELSAPWMDRKAKENLHYCLDEIYLECVGETVIYQWVEKIREVLQTIKPVEDKKKEKTQHIEDTLDLSQLDIKCPEITHGEVIVDRKSSFQGHAAKVYSIEDINLVLAKLKQNKKIQNATHNMYAYRIVTDKLTLQDCDDDGESHAGGRMLHLMNILDQRNTLVVVSRWYGGIQLGPDRFRHINNATRQVIQQAGLLKK